One Romboutsia sp. 13368 genomic window carries:
- a CDS encoding ABC transporter ATP-binding protein — MISINKLQKVYDNGYEALKSINLEINEGELVCLLGPSGCGKTTILNLLAGLLDPTSGDIKFDGESVINKHPKDRNIGLVFQNYALYPHMTVLENVMFPLTVGKKKKSKEEAAQIAKKYMKITSIEELADKKPGEMSGGQQQRVAITRALVQNPKILLLDEPLSNLDARLRLKIREEIRRLVKEIGITTIFVTHDQEEALSISDRIVLMNQGVVQQFDIPQNLYLEPANLFVATFMGNPIINIYKMNKQGNVLVGDDFSIDLSLLKESRIKQEFNEEKYIVGIRPEYFVLSENPLFKVKIETVELIGKDCILNFRINNKNSKATIDTDKGIYENDEVGFDIDYKGIYIFKEDGTRVY, encoded by the coding sequence ATGATAAGTATTAATAAACTGCAAAAAGTTTATGATAATGGATATGAAGCATTAAAAAGTATAAATCTTGAAATTAATGAAGGGGAATTAGTTTGTTTACTAGGACCAAGTGGATGTGGTAAAACAACGATATTAAATTTGCTAGCAGGTTTATTAGATCCAACAAGCGGAGACATTAAATTTGATGGTGAATCAGTTATAAATAAACATCCTAAAGACCGTAATATAGGACTTGTATTTCAAAATTATGCATTATATCCACATATGACAGTTTTGGAAAATGTTATGTTTCCATTAACTGTTGGTAAGAAGAAAAAGTCAAAAGAAGAAGCTGCACAGATAGCTAAAAAGTATATGAAAATAACTAGCATAGAAGAATTAGCAGATAAAAAACCTGGAGAAATGTCAGGAGGACAACAACAAAGGGTTGCAATAACAAGGGCTTTGGTTCAAAATCCAAAAATTCTTTTACTAGATGAACCTTTAAGTAACTTAGATGCAAGACTAAGATTAAAAATAAGAGAAGAAATAAGAAGATTAGTAAAAGAAATTGGCATTACAACAATATTTGTAACTCATGACCAAGAAGAAGCCTTATCTATAAGCGACAGAATAGTTTTGATGAATCAAGGTGTTGTACAACAATTTGATATACCACAAAACTTATATTTAGAACCTGCTAACTTATTTGTAGCAACGTTTATGGGTAATCCAATTATTAATATTTATAAAATGAATAAACAAGGAAATGTTTTAGTTGGAGATGATTTTTCTATTGACTTAAGTTTACTTAAGGAAAGCAGAATAAAACAAGAATTTAATGAAGAAAAATATATTGTTGGTATAAGACCAGAATATTTTGTATTAAGCGAAAATCCATTGTTTAAAGTTAAAATCGAAACTGTAGAATTAATAGGAAAGGATTGTATATTAAACTTTAGAATTAATAATAAAAACTCTAAAGCAACTATAGATACAGATAAAGGCATATATGAAAATGACGAGGTTGGATTTGATATAGATTATAAGGGAATTTATATATTTAAAGAAGACGGAACGAGGGTTTACTAA
- a CDS encoding MBL fold metallo-hydrolase, translating into MVLKDKKTKITFHNGILTIGGTIIEVMYEDSHIFFDFGSEYDPSASFQPSNLQELLDEKLVPYLNNMYDPSIELKGYKSSEDNFKHTAVFLSHMHLDHSKIINYLNPSIPLYTLEGTKSLLNTLNINNDFLFPLHNKIDSNTREITGVKENEVIEVGNIKVKVMPVDHDAYGACGLLIKTPDLVISYTGDIRLHGYRKEETLKFCKESENCDVLLIEGVTVSFKDFDDEDDENELCNENNLINKVNEIVNNNPNKQITFNYYISNIERILNIIKTNTRKVVLDXYYSYVLKEASNYQSYYYKLDDKDYGLDPKYEIKFEDLLNDESKYMWQLDTNAIKDFNKLKKGGIYIHSNAVPLGPYDPSYEPFVNRFKEHNIEFITVSCSGHAHPKDLIKIINLIKPKLLVPIHSYKPEKLYNEHGERLLPKKNQTI; encoded by the coding sequence GTGGTATTAAAGGATAAAAAAACAAAAATCACCTTTCATAATGGAATATTAACAATTGGAGGAACTATTATAGAAGTTATGTATGAAGATAGTCATATATTCTTTGATTTTGGAAGTGAATATGACCCAAGTGCATCTTTTCAACCATCTAATTTGCAAGAATTATTAGATGAAAAATTAGTTCCATATTTAAATAATATGTATGATCCAAGTATTGAACTTAAAGGATATAAATCTAGTGAAGATAACTTTAAGCATACTGCTGTATTTTTATCTCATATGCATTTAGATCATTCAAAAATTATAAATTACCTAAATCCAAGTATTCCTTTATACACACTAGAAGGAACAAAGTCATTACTTAATACATTAAATATAAATAATGATTTTTTATTTCCACTTCATAATAAAATAGATTCAAATACCAGAGAAATAACTGGAGTTAAAGAAAATGAAGTGATAGAAGTTGGTAATATAAAAGTAAAAGTAATGCCTGTTGACCATGATGCATATGGAGCATGTGGATTATTAATAAAAACTCCAGATTTAGTTATTTCATATACTGGAGATATAAGACTTCATGGTTATAGAAAAGAAGAAACACTTAAGTTTTGTAAAGAAAGTGAAAACTGTGATGTTTTATTAATAGAAGGTGTTACAGTTTCTTTTAAAGATTTTGATGATGAAGATGATGAAAATGAGTTATGCAATGAAAATAACTTAATAAATAAAGTAAATGAAATAGTAAATAATAATCCTAATAAACAAATAACWTTTAATTATTATATTTCTAATATAGAAAGAATTTTAAATATAATAAAAACAAATACTAGAAAAGTAGTATTAGATRCATACTATTCTTATGTATTAAAAGAAGCATCAAACTATCAATCTTATTATTATAAATTAGATGATAAAGATTATGGATTAGACCCTAAATACGAAATTAAATTTGAAGATTTATTAAATGACGAAAGTAAGTATATGTGGCAACTAGACACTAATGCTATTAAGGACTTTAATAAATTAAAAAAAGGTGGAATTTATATTCACTCTAATGCAGTACCTTTAGGACCTTATGATCCAAGTTATGAACCATTTGTAAATAGATTTAAAGAACATAATATAGAATTTATAACAGTATCATGTAGTGGACATGCTCATCCAAAGGATTTAATAAAAATAATAAACTTAATTAAACCAAAGTTATTAGTTCCAATCCATTCATATAAACCAGAGAAACTTTATAATGAGCATGGAGAAAGACTATTACCAAAGAAAAATCAAACTATTTAA
- a CDS encoding bifunctional metallophosphatase/5'-nucleotidase, with product MKIVIYQTSDLHGYIYPTNYVNDQPLGFLKIASYILNDEKKYDSSLKIDCGDLVQGSALTHFLSKNNIKENPIIKGLEAVNYNAYVIGNHEFNYGLNYLKNAYNQVSKKVINANIKGLPFETKPYEIFDFNGFKIGCIGFTTVYIPNWEQEANIKNLEFLDPIKQYAKYEKELKEKCDMIIVCYHGGFEKSLDDEMIPTEALTKENQASELLENFNSIDIILSGHQHRSFITKIRGVICSQPMHNGQSFTKIVIDTDSKDISYELVDVSKLNDEIDDKLENIFTQIQKDLGVYLDQIIGEFDKDMRIDDIFLARLKGHPFINFLHEVQLDVSGADFSSLAVFDSAMGFSKKISVRDVLINYPYPNTLKVLEVTGRKLKEAIEKSATYFEVEDGRIVVSKDFLVPKVQHYNYDTYGGLEYKIDLSREHYDRVVYMKKDGKGIDMDEKYTIVVNNYRASNTSIYPAYKDCKVVKEINLDMSEIILDYIQKHKKITVNDKHNYFID from the coding sequence ATGAAAATTGTTATATATCAAACTAGTGACCTACATGGATATATTTATCCAACAAATTATGTAAATGACCAACCATTAGGATTTTTAAAAATAGCTAGTTATATATTAAATGATGAAAAAAAATATGATTCATCTTTAAAAATAGATTGTGGTGACTTAGTTCAAGGATCTGCACTTACACATTTTTTATCTAAAAATAATATAAAGGAAAATCCTATAATAAAAGGACTAGAAGCTGTAAATTATAATGCTTATGTAATTGGAAATCATGAATTTAATTATGGGTTAAATTATTTAAAAAATGCATATAATCAAGTTTCTAAAAAGGTAATAAATGCTAATATAAAAGGATTACCTTTTGAAACTAAACCATATGAAATATTTGATTTTAATGGATTTAAGATAGGATGTATAGGTTTTACAACTGTTTATATACCTAATTGGGAACAAGAAGCTAATATAAAAAATTTAGAGTTTTTAGATCCAATTAAGCAATATGCTAAATATGAAAAAGAGTTAAAAGAAAAGTGTGATATGATAATAGTCTGTTATCATGGAGGATTTGAAAAAAGCTTAGATGATGAGATGATTCCAACTGAAGCTTTAACAAAAGAAAACCAAGCTAGTGAATTATTAGAAAACTTTAATTCTATAGATATAATATTAAGTGGGCATCAACATAGATCATTTATAACAAAAATAAGAGGAGTAATATGTTCTCAACCAATGCATAATGGTCAAAGCTTTACTAAAATAGTTATAGATACAGATAGCAAAGATATATCTTATGAATTAGTAGATGTTAGTAAATTAAATGATGAAATTGATGATAAATTAGAAAATATATTTACACAAATACAAAAGGATTTAGGAGTTTATTTAGACCAAATTATAGGTGAATTTGATAAGGATATGAGAATTGATGATATATTCTTAGCAAGATTAAAGGGACATCCATTTATAAACTTCTTACATGAAGTGCAACTAGATGTATCTGGTGCTGATTTTTCATCATTAGCAGTATTTGATAGTGCTATGGGATTTAGTAAGAAAATTTCAGTTAGAGATGTACTTATAAACTATCCATACCCAAATACTTTAAAGGTATTAGAAGTTACAGGACGTAAGTTAAAAGAAGCTATAGAAAAAAGTGCAACATATTTTGAAGTTGAAGATGGTAGGATAGTTGTAAGTAAAGATTTTTTAGTGCCAAAGGTTCAACATTATAACTATGATACTTATGGAGGATTAGAATATAAGATAGATTTATCTAGAGAACACTATGATAGAGTTGTATATATGAAAAAAGATGGCAAAGGTATAGATATGGATGAAAAGTACACTATAGTTGTAAATAATTATAGAGCTAGTAATACTTCTATATATCCAGCTTATAAAGATTGTAAGGTTGTTAAGGAAATAAACTTAGACATGAGTGAGATAATACTTGATTATATTCAAAAACATAAAAAGATTACTGTAAATGATAAACATAATTACTTTATAGATTAA
- a CDS encoding ABC transporter substrate-binding protein, which produces MKLKKILPLALTISLMVGCSGKKQSSTPTNEEIVTEIKNPVEITFWHAMNGDQEAALQGFADNFTKENPNIKITLQNQSSYQDLQQKITATTASPKDLPTITQAYPDWLLNAIDENLVLDLKPYIENETLKFDNYDDILKGFREASTIDDKIYGIPFNKSTEVLWYNKTLFDKLGLKVPTTYDEFADVAEQIKEKQNIVGGGFDSLSNYYSTYLKNEGVTFDSKLDPTSEASEDAVDYYLDGIKDGYFRIAGTDKYLSGPFGNETLAMYVGSNAGEAFIKEGVNNKFEIGVAPYPAKQVMQQGTDLFIFNNATNEQKTAAYQFLKYLTTKENQITWAEETGYIPVRESAINSDEYKNSGSLIAPIIGDATKNLFTNPLVKGMDSAFRESNTVLESILADPNGDVKSKLESFKSTLMSTFE; this is translated from the coding sequence ATGAAGTTAAAAAAAATATTGCCATTAGCTTTAACTATAAGTTTAATGGTTGGATGTTCAGGAAAAAAACAATCATCAACACCAACTAACGAAGAAATTGTTACTGAAATAAAAAACCCTGTAGAAATAACTTTCTGGCATGCTATGAATGGAGATCAAGAAGCAGCATTACAAGGATTTGCTGATAACTTTACAAAAGAAAACCCTAATATAAAAATAACTCTTCAAAATCAATCAAGTTATCAAGATTTACAACAAAAGATAACAGCAACAACAGCAAGTCCAAAGGATTTACCAACTATAACACAAGCTTATCCTGATTGGCTTTTAAATGCAATAGATGAAAATTTAGTACTAGATTTAAAACCTTATATAGAAAATGAGACTTTAAAGTTTGATAACTATGATGATATATTAAAAGGATTTAGAGAAGCATCAACAATAGATGATAAAATATACGGAATACCATTTAATAAATCTACTGAAGTATTATGGTATAACAAAACTTTATTTGATAAATTAGGGTTAAAAGTTCCAACAACATATGATGAATTTGCTGATGTAGCAGAACAGATAAAGGAAAAACAAAATATAGTTGGTGGTGGATTTGATTCATTAAGTAACTATTATTCAACATACTTAAAAAATGAGGGTGTAACATTTGACTCAAAATTAGATCCAACTAGTGAAGCATCAGAAGATGCAGTTGATTATTATCTAGATGGTATAAAAGATGGATATTTTAGAATAGCAGGTACAGATAAATACTTATCAGGTCCTTTTGGAAATGAAACACTAGCTATGTATGTAGGTTCTAATGCAGGTGAAGCTTTTATAAAAGAGGGTGTTAATAATAAATTTGAAATAGGTGTTGCTCCATATCCTGCAAAACAAGTAATGCAACAAGGAACAGATTTATTTATATTTAATAATGCTACAAATGAGCAAAAAACTGCAGCATATCAATTTTTAAAATATTTAACAACAAAAGAGAATCAAATAACTTGGGCTGAAGAAACAGGATATATACCTGTTAGGGAAAGTGCTATAAATTCTGATGAATATAAAAATTCAGGAAGTTTAATAGCACCAATTATAGGTGATGCAACTAAAAACTTATTTACAAATCCTCTTGTAAAAGGTATGGATAGTGCATTTAGAGAATCAAATACAGTATTAGAATCAATATTAGCAGATCCAAACGGGGATGTTAAATCAAAACTAGAATCATTTAAATCAACTTTAATGTCTACTTTTGAATAA
- a CDS encoding carbohydrate ABC transporter permease translates to MGKVSSILGKIFIVIMAVITLFPFVYMILASLMTFQEATSIPPTLFPKSFQWQNFREAMKQAPFVRYFFNTVFVAGVSTLGTLITTILAAFALVKLEFKFKNILTAVLATLLMVPYEVTVFTNYQTIAQLGLLDTYTALIVPSLAXIFYIFYLRGYIASIPMSYYKAAKVDGCSDLEFITRILVPLIKPSLFTMGILSFIGGWNSFLWPILVTNSKEMRLLSNGLSAFATESGTNVQLQMAASTIAIVPILIIYLIFRKEIIKGVASSGIKG, encoded by the coding sequence ATGGGAAAGGTTAGTTCAATTTTAGGGAAAATATTTATAGTTATTATGGCAGTGATAACATTATTTCCATTTGTATATATGATTTTAGCAAGTTTAATGACTTTTCAAGAAGCAACTAGTATACCACCTACATTGTTTCCGAAATCTTTTCAATGGCAAAACTTTAGGGAAGCAATGAAGCAAGCTCCTTTTGTTAGATATTTCTTCAATACAGTTTTTGTAGCAGGAGTATCTACACTTGGTACATTAATAACTACAATACTTGCAGCTTTTGCATTAGTTAAATTAGAATTTAAATTTAAAAATATATTAACAGCAGTATTAGCTACATTGCTAATGGTACCATATGAAGTGACAGTATTTACAAACTATCAAACAATAGCTCAATTAGGACTTTTAGATACTTATACTGCACTTATTGTTCCATCACTAGCAARTATATTTTATATATTTTACTTAAGAGGATATATTGCAAGTATTCCTATGTCATACTATAAAGCAGCTAAGGTAGATGGGTGTAGTGATTTAGAATTTATTACTAGAATTTTAGTTCCACTTATAAAACCATCATTATTTACAATGGGAATATTAAGTTTTATAGGAGGATGGAATTCATTTTTATGGCCAATACTTGTAACTAACAGTAAAGAAATGAGATTACTTAGTAATGGATTAAGTGCATTTGCTACAGAAAGTGGTACAAATGTTCAATTACAAATGGCTGCATCAACTATAGCCATAGTACCAATACTAATTATATATTTAATATTTAGAAAAGAAATAATTAAAGGAGTTGCAAGCAGTGGTATTAAAGGATAA
- a CDS encoding carbohydrate ABC transporter permease → MKKLKYSAENSPQAWLYLLPALIIIVVFHIYPLIKTFIISFQKGTLNNLVFNGIRNYQIVLSDPKFHKAILNTILYSFTVVPIGVIIAMIIALIIFEKIKHKDIFETIFFIPYLTSIIAVGVVFRFLLNRDYGFINYLLGFINVGPINFLDDPKMSMFTLIIFGIWLSLAFNIIILISGLRNVDRNYYKVADMFGATKSEQFFRITLPQMIPILTFLLMINFINAFKVYSQVFAIFNGKAGIADSATTAVFYIFNKFYVEYRYGQGMAAAVILFILILIFTMIQNYILKKISK, encoded by the coding sequence ATGAAGAAATTAAAATATAGTGCAGAAAATTCACCACAGGCATGGTTATATTTATTACCTGCTTTAATTATAATTGTAGTATTTCATATATATCCATTAATAAAAACCTTTATTATATCTTTTCAAAAAGGGACTTTAAACAACTTAGTTTTCAATGGAATTAGAAATTATCAAATTGTATTAAGTGATCCTAAATTTCATAAAGCAATATTAAATACAATATTGTATTCTTTTACAGTAGTACCAATAGGTGTTATTATTGCAATGATTATAGCCTTAATTATTTTTGAAAAAATTAAGCATAAAGATATATTTGAAACTATATTTTTTATACCTTATTTAACAAGTATTATAGCAGTAGGTGTAGTATTTAGATTTTTATTAAATAGAGATTATGGATTTATAAACTATCTTTTAGGTTTTATAAATGTAGGACCGATAAATTTCTTAGATGACCCTAAGATGAGTATGTTCACATTAATTATATTTGGTATATGGTTAAGTCTTGCATTTAATATAATAATCTTAATTTCTGGACTTAGAAATGTAGATAGAAATTACTATAAGGTTGCAGATATGTTTGGGGCAACTAAAAGTGAGCAGTTTTTTAGAATAACATTACCTCAAATGATACCGATTCTTACATTTTTATTAATGATTAACTTTATAAATGCATTTAAGGTATACTCACAAGTATTTGCAATATTTAATGGTAAGGCAGGTATTGCAGATAGTGCAACCACAGCGGTATTTTATATATTTAATAAATTCTATGTTGAATACCGATATGGTCAAGGTATGGCAGCAGCAGTTATATTATTTATATTAATACTGATATTTACAATGATTCAAAACTATATATTAAAGAAAATATCTAAGTAG